The Serinus canaria isolate serCan28SL12 chromosome 2, serCan2020, whole genome shotgun sequence genomic interval CAAAAAGAAACTGTTGAGGGAATAATGTTTAAACCATAAGAATTTGACCAATTTACTAGATCTTTAGTTTAACTGGTGCCAGGGGAACTCTGTTCTGTCACACTGATCTGCTGTAATTTTCAAAACCTTAAGATGCAAAAAGTACTTGAGGCTTTTTCTTCTACTTCAGATTCTGCCTCTTGCTAATTTGTTCACAGGGAGAGGAAATACATGAAAAACGCTGCAGATTGGAAAGCAGTgtaacaaataataaaaaacagaaaGGTTAGAGGAAAAGGAACCATACATTCTCACACACATTTCATCTGTTGATGTcatctgtgcttttattttatatttgggAGTAAAAACTGATTTAGACATGTATCTAAATGGTGTACACATACATTTCAGACTCTTCTGTCCTCTATGAAGAACAGGAGGATCCAAGATACCCAGAGCTCAGGTTGTAACACAGGCTAAGAttagaaaaggagagagaacaTCTCACCTGGAGACAAACTAGCAGAGAGTCTTATGCAGGCAGTTCCACCTCAGCCTGCATGCCTTTCTATCCCCCATGTGAAGATCCTCATTTCCACATCCACGTTCCCAAATCTTCACCTGCCTAACAGGAAGGGCACTGTGCTTGAAAACCAACACAGCTGAAGACTGGGACCGTCCTTTGCAATTCCTGAATGCAGCAGTGGTCACCATGAATTGGTCTTCTGTGCAAGAAGCTGATGAGCAACAGAGGAAgcatttactgaaaaaatagGCAGGAGAATCCACAACAAGGCTTTGGAGTAAAACAGAGTCCTTGAAGATTTCAGAGAGCAGACTGTGTGAGGGAGTTGAGTTGTTTTCCCAAAGATTTTATATCTTTTCTGCCTTCCTAAAGTTTGCATGTGCAGGAAATTCCTGTGCCTTCTGCACTTATTTTGCACTTATTTGATCCACAAAAAATGCAACTCCAACCTCCAGAGAGACACTCTGAGAAGGTTTTCTGAGGGGATAAGCCTGAGAGGTGGGAATGAATGTGCAACCCACACTCAAAAGGGTTCCACACTATGTTAGGGGACTGCTGGACACTGGTTGCACAAAGGGTGCAGGCTGCAGGTTGCAGACCTGTAGATTGTAGACTTGAAAACAAtcatccctcccagcccagactCAGTGGCACTAGTACTCAGTAATTAAAGCTTTATGTGACAGATTTGTGCCCATTTGGGGAGCAGGATCCTGAAGCCGAGGACCAACTTCTTCCCCAAAGAACCAATTTTATTTCTCCATCCAATTATAACCATTTCGTGTTACAGGAGATGCCAAGGCTCTTTGGGAAGCTAGTACTTCCTTATTGTGGCCTTGGCATGGAGAAAGgcttcagattttttcttttactattcCCCCTGGTACTAATCTGCTCAAAATGCAGATGACTTTATAGAAGTTGATCCCACCTGCGACAGGAGGAAGATCAGAATACTTGATTATTAAGAACTTTTAAATAGTGACACATGAGTTAGAAGCAGTGAAGAGTTCTGTCATCAAAGCAACAGTGCGcaataaaaattagttttgttgCTTTGGGGCAGAAATAGTGTGATTTGAGTTACTTTGTGCAGTGACTAAAGCTAAACTGTAAATGTCTGGTTGGATAAGCAAGAGTAGTGTCATTAACTGCAGGGACATGGTGCAATGACAGTCTAGCAACTAATTTTCCATGACTGTAAATTTCCTGCTTACACCATGCTGGCTGGTCCCAGTCTATCACAACACTTAGTGTTTCCCAGGCTCTGACAGAAGTGACAGTATGCTAAATGTTCCTTTTATTCTGCAGCCAAACTGGAGAAAGAAACATGTTAATGCTTGTCATGGTCCCCCAGagatatgtattttatattcattACTTGAGTGTAAACAACCTGTTTTGCAGGAAATGTTCTAGCCTGTTTTGAAAATACTTGCATTTCACTTTTAAGTTGTTTCAACTCCCCACCTGTAAAGCTTATAATGAAGATGTGGTGTTGACACCCAGGGGAACATAGGTATGAATGTAAATACACTGTATGAGTCTGTAACTCTCATTCAGAATGTTTCTTAAGAAAGCACCTGTTTAAATGAGACGTGAAAGTCTGTAATGCAATATTCCCTCTGTGAATAATATAGCAGAAATGTTACAATGAATAACCAGAAATGTGGGAGTTTCCAGCAATCCAGTTTAATAGTTTCTTTATATGTCTGTGTTTATACATCAAACAGccttcaaacaaaacaaaaaaagagtaatATACAATTCAAGAAAATACCTAAAACTATTACAGTTTTGGTTTCCCCTCAGTTGATTTACAGTTATGTACAAAACTGTCTTATTTGCAATACCCAGTGAAGATTTAATGATTTATTTACATCAGCTGGTGCCTTTCACTATGCAGCGGAACTGTCTCCTTTCGTCATTTACATTCATAGTTGCAAGAGCCAACATTTAGAGGCTACTTATGGATAGGATTAAGAGATGGGCTGAAACAAGGCAAGATTCTCACTACTGACCACCAGCATTCTCTGAAATCCCATTTTCAGATATAGCTGAAGGAAGACTCTAGCCCCTAGTGCACTGATAACCAGTGTATCAGTCAGCATAATAAGGGATCTCCACTGAGAATTACATTCCCACTCATGTCAGAGGGAGATATATGTGAGCTGAAGGAATAGTAAATTTGGAGCAGAAAAAATGTATGACTCTGGTGCTAAAGGTGCATCTTCTCCTGTCAGAAACGTCTTAAGCAAATGAAGACATAAAGTAGGCTCTAAGTGTGTGGAGGGAAATACCTTCTAATTTTTCTTACGCAAGAGATAAAAttaggaggggaaaatataattttatcaTAATATGCAAACTGTGTCATAGAATCACTGAacaatttgggttggaaggaggtAATCTGCTCCTAGTGGCTCAAAGCAGGGCCAGCTTCAAAGTTAGAGTCAGCTTTCAGTTTAGTGCAGGTTTTTCAGGGCCATGTTGAGTCCAGTTCTAAATATCTCTAAGATGGATTTTGTACAACCATTGACCACCTGTTCACATATTTGACCACCCTTATGGCAAATAAATTTCTTAAAACCCAATCAGGAATCTCACCATGAAAGTATAACCTAAGAGTCATGGAATAAATCATAAACTGTCTACTGATAAAAAAGAGTTTTACAGCATGCATAAACCAAGTATAACAAGCATTATTCTTCCAGATTTCAGAAggaagatttcattttttcaagaTATATTCAGCTATCTAGTTAAGTTATGGAATCTTTCCATAACTTAAATCACAGCACAAGATGTGCACCATTCATGGTCATCAAGAAATACCAGAGTTGCTCCCTCTTTTTGTTAGGCCAGCATTTTGCATATTATACAGCTGTTGCAGAACAGCAGGTTTATGAAAGCATCACTAGATGCAAACTACTCACAAAAAAAGCATGAGGGTTTCAGCTTAGAATCCTCTCAACTAAGAGGAAAACTGTTCAGGGAACAAAATTCAGGACTCTTTATAGCTACATATACCTGATGTtttgaaatccttttttttGCCATTGCCTGACACGCCTTTTGATTATCAaacttgttttctctctcccaaCTTGAAAGATGCAATCTACAGTAACACAGGCTCTTCACATCCAAAAGGGTTTTCTAATGTGTATAGAAAGGCAGCCACTCAATCTTTCCATCTCCACAAAATATTACATGAACATCTACAGGCTGTGTTCCCTTTGTTTCCCTAGCCCTggcaaataaagaaaacagacaaactAGAATCAGCTCAGTCTTCATATTCAGCCTTAAAATTCACCTGTGGTACATCTTGCTTCACAGTGATTTGAACATATATAGTCATATATGACAAAGTGCTGTATCCAGCCTGGAAAATCTCGTGGAAATATTGGCATCTTACACAATATGAATTTTGTGACAGTAACAGTCATGACTGGAATACAAGACTGCTGACATGTGCGTGTATATTGATCATAACTGCTGACCAAGGTATGTGGAGCTTGATAATTGGGGCTACTTCTCTGATTTTAtgtcttcagaagaaaatagcaaaaaaaaattccttgttaATTCTGGGCATCAAAATAAGCCATGCTTGTGTTTATCTAGAGagataaatttttattatttttttatatctaGAGAGACAAATaacacaaaaagaaacacacattGAGAGGCTGGTGGGTTCATTCACATGGCAGAACTCACTCGTTAtatttaacagaaataaaaataaggttttCCCCAGTATAATCCTCTTATAAATTCCAATCTTCAATAGAGTAAATGAAAGTCAAAATATCCTTTATCCCCATAACACAGATGCACTGAGTAGCTCCAACCACCAGCATGAGTGAAGTGTGTGGagggaaagaaatgtaaaatcaCATGTTTAAAAAGGGTCTCTGATTGCTGTGGGAATCGTGACAGctgaatgaagaaaatattccatAGGTATTTCACCAGAATCACAGGATGCAGGAAGATGTTGCCTTTTCAGTCTCCtccctggtttggttttgttatctTAATACTTGTTTGATAACCCACAGAGCATTCTCAGGCTATAGCAACAAATAATCTCTTTGAAGGTCTTCCTCATTTCCTGGCTACGAAAGGCATAGATCAAGGGGTCGATCACCGAGTTGCACATAATGAGAATGAGGTACATGTTGAAGTGAGACATGAAGCAAACACAGTAGAGGTTTTGAGGGCAGGAGATCATCAGGATGAGATGAAGGAAGAATGGAGCCCAGCAAACAATGAAGATGCCAAGAAGCATAGTCAGAGTGATGGCTCCTTTCATGCTGGTTCTTTGACGGACAGAGTTGTACCCAGGCAAAGCAGCGATTTTCTTCACATGAGTACGAGCCAGGAGGAACATATGGATGTACAGGGAGACCATGAGGAACAACATGGTAAAAAACATAGTGATGAGACAAATGACCACGTAAGTTGATTCATAATAAAGAATGAAGATAATGCCACAGCCCGTGCAAAAGGTCCAGATGCATGCAATAATGAGCCCCGACCTTTTCACGGTCATGATGTTGTGATAACGCAGGGCATAGAAGATAGTGATATATCTGTCAACTGCTATAGCCAGCAAACTGCACATGGAAGCCACCACAGATATGCAGATCATGGAATCAAAGACATTGTCTATATGACGGACAAAGGCATCTTCCATGATGATGTGCCTATTGTTTATTAAGTATATGGTTATGGTCTCCCAAGCATTAGACACACTAACCAGCATGTCAGCCACTGctaaactgcaaacaaaaaaatacatggGTGAGTGCAAGTTCTTGTTCTTAGCTATTGCACATATAACTAGTATGTTTTCAAGGAGGCTTACAATGCCCAGAGTTAGGAACACCTCAGCTGCGATGACCACTTGCTCACATGGTGATGACTTGCTCTTCTCAGTAGGCACAGTAAAGTTGCTACCGAAGGCACTCAGGTTGAGTTCAGAAACATAGAATTGAGAGGATGTGTTCATCTCTGGGAGTTAACACATTCTGTTCCGTCTGAAGGGCTTGCCAAGGAGTGTGGtaaatgcattttccaaaaGGCAGAAGATCCTGCCTAAAAAAAGTATAGCATGAAGATTACAGGCAGAAGTTGACAACATAAATACCAGctatttctatttaatttgtACATGTCCCACCCTCTTCCACACCACATTCCTTCACTGATTCTAAACTAAACTTTGGTTAGCTCAGAGATTTTCTGCCTATCCTTACTGGCAAATTAAAATCACAAACTGATTTGTGCAGAAAAGATTCCTGCACTCTTCATTCATAGTTTTGATTATTCTGTCTGGTTCCCTGGAGTACTTCCCCAGAATGTCCTGGAAATtctgctgaaaagcaaacaaaaaacagttttcccagtcccagctctcaGACCCCAGAAATGCAGGAGGATGTAGCACTACGTCCAGCAGAAACCACTCACTTGAATATGATAGAAAGAAGTTTCTATTATTGacacaataaagaatttaacATTTTCAGTAAAAGGTTTACATGCTTTCCTGACCTTTGTACATTTAATTTGGCATGAACTATATTATAAACAGATTATCTGTGCAGTGTTAACATGCTCATTTAAAAGCATGGCATTAAACACCTAACCAAGGCAAATCCATACCTTTCAGGATAAACTAAGGTTACAGAATTTATGTGAGTGGAATGCTATTGCAAAAGAAGTTTTATCTTCCAAATCCAACATATTTTATTCAATGGTTTTTtggtaatgaaaatatttcGGGAAAGTTGTAAGTcatcacatttttaataaagggAACATTTAGAGCTGATTGTCAGTCACTTGTTGCAAATACAAATTCAAAGCATATCGTGCTAaacaattttctgtttcaaaaagcCACTTTTTATTTGCAATCAAGAATTTACTGTACCTATTtaccagagctgctccttcagctgctttttctcatcATTGTCTGCAACGTTTCCTCCAGAGAGCTGAAGTTTCAGACCCCCTGACATCTGGGGCTGGGGACTTCTTGGTggcaaaagataaaaaaaaaatagagggaaaagAATTAGTAAATCCATAGAGTCAAAGCTGACCACATATAAATTACTTACTGTGCGACTGCCTTTTTATAGACTCCAAGCAATAATGACTTCAGTACTCAAACTGTggctcctcctccccttctttGCCCCCCTGGACTTCTCTTTCCACAGATCTCATAGCAAAGGCTTGAGTTTTTACCACCATCTAGTGgccttcctctctctttctaaCTGAACAGGTATTCTTATCTGAAATTTTTTATGAGCTTTCTATAATATTAAAGGGAGAAAATGTACCTGACATgctcctttcttttgttttctttgttgtttctAGTACACTGACAATAAGTTCCTCCTACAACAGTACTCCAAAAGAGGAGATAATACTATTATTAAAGTGGGAGGCTTATTACTGCTATAAGCATTTTTCTCATATTCAgctttgctgggatttttttcagaaataagaaCCCCACTGTTACAAAATTTAGAGAACATGCAGTCAAAGCCACCATGCCActaatagaaaatatattcaaataatttgtattaaaaCAATTGAACAAATAAACAGCTGCGTTCTGTACCCCTTGCTAGAATGGAGATTTCAGTGTAGAAATGGAAGGAGCAGTGTACCATGCCAGGAGCCCGGGCTCCCTGAGATGGATGTGAATTCCCCAAGGGGCCCAGGAGCTGTTAAACTCTGTGCTCGGTATTCCAGTGCTGAAGTTCCCCTGTGGGTCTAGCAGGCAGGAGCCAATGCCCCTTCTGGGCCTTACCCAAAAGGTGGCAAAATCAGTTCAAGTCTTTAACAAATGGTCTCTGCTTCCAGGTGCAGGCTGGGGAATGCAAAGCACACACCTTCTGACTGCCAAATGCCCTTCTTCTTAGCTGCTAACCAGACAGTCAGACACATGCAGGATTTGAAATTAACTTGACACAGGAAGTCTCTGCTTCTCCAAATCACCACCATGGGTGTTTTCATGCTGTATTTTCATGACCAAATTGCTTCTTTTTAACCTACAGCATTTTTCTTAAAGCATCACCACCAACAAATCCTAATTTTCCCATGCCacttttgtgttttcagagtTCAGTTAAGGTTTATCATTGAAAAGCAGATGAATCCCTATTTCGAATTAATATACTCCAGAGTATGTTTCTCTATTGTCCCTGCTGGCCTCACTCTAACCCTTCACTCTAGGGATGCAGAAACACCTCGGCCATTATATGGAATATGTTTAGGTACAAATAGTCCCTGCACAAAGGGTGAcagtgaaaagcattttttttttacaattttgaGTAAAATGTCTCTTTTAGCATTATAGAGTTATAGTCAGGAGATTAACTTTGCCTATCCCTTCTCTCCAGTACTGGaaagagaatttaaattatCACAAACTTGAGGTCACAAACTGTGCTCAGGTGCAGCTGTTAAATCTGACTGGATCAGGCCATCTGCTGAACACACACACTCCCTGCTGTGTCTCACTTATGTGCAAGTTCTGAGCTCTTAGTCCTTTAAAAAGAATAGAGAAACATCACCTGCAGTCctctttctgttctttaatGTAAAGCATGGTTTTGGTAACATGTTTTCAGCAAAGTTAACTTACCTTAGCTAGCTTAGGTTATCTTTCTCATAGTTTTTGATATTCCCATTGCAGGTGCTGGCAGTCAGATACCTAACAGTAAATTTTACACGTTCCTGTGCTCTTATATCTAGCAAGAACTGTGCAGACATTGTACTCTTTCCCCTTCAATTACTTCTCTTGCAGTACCCAACTTATTGCTGTTTATATCACATTGTCTCTTGTTAGGTTCTGTTCATTCCATTTACAAATTGCTCTGTATGTTCAGTTTAACAAAGCTCTTTGCAGGCCAGCTTAACAGCTTTACAAAAGTTTTCAGTGTACCTGGTAGGGCTCAGCAGGCCAGCCAATTGCAGGAAATGAATTACTCATCAGACTGGGTGGTTTGGCTGTTGTTCCTTAGAGCAATGCCAAGTTTCTTACCTATAAATTATGAATCAGCATTTGGATTCTTGTTCCACAAGCCAGACACTGCAGGTGTAAACCTTGGTACAATTGCCTGTGCTACACCAAAAAGTCCCTTTTTTACAAAACTTGCAGAAAAATTGCCTGCCTGGAAACTGGGTAGTGGTACAGATGCATTTTTTCTTATGTTAGAGgatgaaatgaagaaaatactttccttcCCCACCATCACCCTCCAAAAAAGAGTTTTATCAATAAATTGCTGCAGTAAGCAGCTCTTTAGTGCTATAGCTTGGCAAGCAGGTAACTGAAAGGACACCCAAACAACAGTGAGTGGAGGCAGGCAAGTGAGTTATAAAGATTTGAATAGAGGGGTATGGGAGCAGATCTTTGGATTCTCTTGGGAAGAATCAATGAAcagcttcccagctgcaggactcCTGAATGAATAAGCTTGTCTTTCAGATGTTCATGATCTCCATGTCCAGCTCCCTCAACCAAGAAATTTCTTTGGGTTCTAGGAAGAGAGATTGAAAGTGCTACAGAAAGACCTCAgtgaatgaaagaaagaagtaaaatagGATTCTGGCAGAAAAAGAGATGCCAGGGCCTGTCTCAGTCCCATGCCATTCTTTTCAGCTGTGAAGTGGTTGAGAGAGAGCAGAAGCCACTCCAGATACATCTTTGCCTCTCAGGCTTTGTCAACAACCAGACTGGGAGCCATGACAACGTGGCTGGCAGAAACAGCCGGGCCCTGCTTGCCATCAGCAGCACCAACAATCCCAGCCAGAAATCCCCTTTGCCCTGCACATCCACTGGAACTACACTGACACGTAGGGCAAGTTACATCATGTCAAAACCAGCAGGGAATTGCCACCTGAAGGATAGCAAGATACTGATTTTATCAATAAATGGATAAATGAGGCCAATGGAAGGACATGTTCCCAACCAAGTTTCTGTAGATGAGTCAGTTACACTCAGATGCATTCTGGTATTAATCTATGCTCATCTTAACAGGTTCAAAGAAGAGTGTTGGTggtatttataaaaatttaccAAACTTATCTAGCACTAACACATGTAAGAAATTCAGTTCCAGTatccttctgcagctctttttATCTATTTGATGAAAATACCTTTGTTCCGCATAATATAACTAGGATTGGTGCTCTTTTCCTATTTATAAAATCCCTCTTCTGTCTAATTCTTGTCTATCTTGTCATCAGCAGAATATCTCAAAGTCACAGAGGAGCCTTCCAGACTGCTCTAAGAGATAACCTGTGCATGTGCCAAAGTGGAAGATCATGGCCTTCTCTGCAttcaaaacacataaaaaatgttctttaatgTCTCAGACTGAGAAACTATTTGTCCTGGACTGTTTACTGAGTAACCTTGTCTGAGCCCTATCAAGGTCCCCACTGTTAGCTCCTCAGCATTACAGTCAGTTAGCCTTTTCTAATGACAGACAATTAattgaggttaaaaaaaaaaaaaaggcattattgatccttttcctgaaataaagaAGCTGGATGAAGTGATGACAGACTGTCAGTATTTCAGTCCCCTTGTCTGCCCAGGGGATGTCTGAAAGCCTAAAAGTTGGACTTTGCAGTAAGCAGTGGCATagtgaatatttcttttatctcaTGGCCCTAATCTTCAAATCAACATCTGatcttttgtattttctttcagaaagaaaaggaagtctgaaaaacagcatcaaaataaaaagcaatctGTGCCCTCTTGAGGGTAGGATCAGCCATACTTAGTATGAATGCATTAGCACTTTTGGCCATCAACCCCTTCAACTGAGTCCTTCCAAATGGTTTGAGACAGTCTCTGACCACTCTCAGTTAGTACCTATCAGTGGTGCTTCTTGAATAAGAGTACAAAGCTGAGAAAGATGCAGTATGGTACAAAAGGCATTTAAGAAAGATTTATGCTAATAACCTAAAAGGGATGATGTTGTAACCAGCCTCCCAAACTGTAAAAGAGTAGTAAGAATTCACTTTTATGTGCCACTAATTGGAGCAATGAATCACCCCCTAGCCTTTTGTTAGAAGATAGGTCAGCAGTACAGACCTGGTGAATCAGAAGTGCCAGCTGCAGACTCCACAAGGCACAGATAACCAGCAGGAGAATGTAGAAACTTCCCAATAGAAAAGAGAGATGATTCCATAATATACAAACAGACTGggattgaggaaaaaaaccaaaccagcaggTGCTGATTTGGTACTTCTTTCTGGAAGGACTGGTTGAGACCCCAGAGTAATTTAAACCCCTTTAAAGGACCTCAGTAGGTTGGAGAGAtgagcagagaagaaaagtcTGAAATACAACAGAGGTAAACGCACGTTCCTACTAGCAAAGAGCAAACCTTCCAAATACAGAGTGCTGTGCTTAGATCATCCTTCCCCACTTTATTTTAGTACAAAGTTTATGCTCAAATCTACTTTACTTGAGTGTAAGGAGGCAAGCATTCCTTGAAGTGAGTGacaaaattctgatttctgatttttttgtaaagTACTGGTCTAAAGAGGTCCCTTGAAAAGCTGCTCACTTCcatcttcctctcctccagataagcagaggagcacagcatgaacccttccctgggagcactgCACTCCCCATCCTGGCCTGGCTGCTTGCTTTGAGCAGAGAGCCTTGACAACTCAGTGCCTTTTGTCCTGTGCTATCTCTCTAGTCAGGTATTGGCATTTTAGCACAGCATGAACATGGAAAAGtaacaaagcagcagaagaagaaCTCCAAGGAGATGCACAGTGAGAATTATCCTTAATTCTTCATCTCACAGAGACATTGCTACACACAGAAAACTGCTGTAATGTGTGCGTGCTGCTCCTATCAGGGCAAGTGCAAATGTCTCTGGTTGGATGCACATGATAACTAAGCATGGATCCATGTGCTACACAGGCAATTTTCAAGAACACCCAGGCAACAATATCAAAATTTGTCTCTTTAGTAGTGTTCAGTGCTAATCTAACATCTCTGTACTCATATATAGGTTCTTTCCTCACTCTCTGTACAGGTTGgcaaaaaatgcagctgcttcCTATCTAATGAGGTGTCTAAGtgcaaaaagaagaattaaatagCAGCCATTTAACtcagaactgattttttttctgtcagtccCTTGCTACACTATGTTTTCTGATCTTTTTGGCAATAAAGTCTTGCAATAAACAGTACCTTGTTatgtcaggattttttttttaaatcactgtatcctaacagaaaaaaataagcaatattatttcagaagttggaattattttccttctagtACTCACCAGCTAAGGAGTGAAAGGGTGGAGTATTGCTATGGCTGAAATGAAAGCTGTCAAAATTACAAAGGTAAATTATGTTAGCCAGAAGCAAAGAGACTTGCAGAAAGGAAAGTGGTTCAGTATCAAAGAATATCTTCTATACTGCAGTAACCAGTGCATGCAGTTGTACTATTGAGAACTTAAATCAGTTTACAATAAAACATTGTCCTCAATGGTAAACTGTTTGCTGACATACAAAAATCAAGTGACTCTCATGGTCCTCCCAGATTCCTGGCATTTAAAATTTCAAGCATCATTAATCCCTCACAAAAGCAGGAAACACGTCCTGACATACTTGGTGTCTGATCCACTATTAAAAGTGAAGCAGAACCTGAGAAAAGTCTTGTGACACTGAtttgctgaggctgctgctaTGATGCACTTTCCTGGCTTCCCTGGGTGTACAAAGTGCCCAGTTACAAAAGAAGATCATACAATCATTTCCTTTGAGCTTGTTTTGAAACATGAACAAaaacccttttcctttctctctccccacccaaacaaagaaacaaacaaacaaatcacaaGAAACAcgaaaatatttcagagagaGGACAAGCAAGCTCTGGTTCTGATGAAACTTAAACCTGAGCCAGCACATGGCTTCATCATTCTGCTAAGGGGGATGGCAGATTTTTGTCTCCCAGAAATCACTTGCTATTGGATCAGTTAGGAAATCAATTTCTGCAAGAGCTAAGATGGACTATGCAATGGTTACTCAACTAAATTACATTTCTTCATTCCATCTTTAGTGGCtgataaataaaaagaaaaacaaatgcttaGCATCTACagtttttattactttattttgttGAGCTCCTCATTGATTCTAGGGTGGAGGTCAATGCTGGCTAAACATCACAGCCTTCAAAGTGGTGAATACCTGCATCTTGGTAAAAGTGCTTATTAATGATGATGAATACCTACCATGCACATCTAATTCAATGGCTAATTGAAAGCAGGGGTTGAAATATTCCCATTTAGGGGATGAAAGATAAACCCATCAAACCTCTGGGCAAAGAATTAGGCTTTaatattcaggaaaaatccttttttattccCCTGTGAATCTGTACTTAAGTTACCAGCCTTCATGGCCTCCAGGGCTGACAGAAAACTCCAGCACTCTCCAAGaaattccctggggagctgagagGGAAGATATGACTGTGTAGATCCTTCACTAAAACATGACAGGAACTTCTGCTCCACATGTCCATGTAAGACAC includes:
- the MC5R gene encoding melanocortin receptor 5 isoform X2; amino-acid sequence: MLVSVSNAWETITIYLINNRHIIMEDAFVRHIDNVFDSMICISVVASMCSLLAIAVDRYITIFYALRYHNIMTVKRSGLIIACIWTFCTGCGIIFILYYESTYVVICLITMFFTMLFLMVSLYIHMFLLARTHVKKIAALPGYNSVRQRTSMKGAITLTMLLGIFIVCWAPFFLHLILMISCPQNLYCVCFMSHFNMYLILIMCNSVIDPLIYAFRSQEMRKTFKEIICCYSLRMLCGLSNKY
- the MC5R gene encoding melanocortin receptor 5 isoform X1, which gives rise to MNTSSQFYVSELNLSAFGSNFTVPTEKSKSSPCEQVVIAAEVFLTLGIVSLLENILVICAIAKNKNLHSPMYFFVCSLAVADMLVSVSNAWETITIYLINNRHIIMEDAFVRHIDNVFDSMICISVVASMCSLLAIAVDRYITIFYALRYHNIMTVKRSGLIIACIWTFCTGCGIIFILYYESTYVVICLITMFFTMLFLMVSLYIHMFLLARTHVKKIAALPGYNSVRQRTSMKGAITLTMLLGIFIVCWAPFFLHLILMISCPQNLYCVCFMSHFNMYLILIMCNSVIDPLIYAFRSQEMRKTFKEIICCYSLRMLCGLSNKY